The genomic region CTTCAATATTGTCTCTACCTATAAGTCCTTTTAGTCGTAGCCAAAAGGTGTCTGCTAATACCACTTTACTTGCTAATATTTCGCCATTTCTGCTATTTAATATTTTATATTTTGTCTTTTCCATATCTACTACCCCAAACTTTCTATTAATTGTATTGCAGCTGGCCCTAAAAGTACTAAAAATAATGTTGGAAATATAAAAAATACCATCGGAAGAAGCATCTTTATAGGAGCTTTCATTGCTTTCTCTTCTATCCTTTGCTTTCTAATCTGCCTCATTTGTTTAGACTGAATTCTTAGAACATTACCAATACTTACTCCTAATTGGTCGGCTTGTATGATCGCACCAATAAAAGTATTCAAATCCTCAACTCCAGTTCTATCTCCTAAATCTTTAAGAGCATCTCTTCTAGTTTTACCCATCTTTATCTCCTGGAGTGTTTTGCTAAATTCATAGGAAATTGGTCCTTTTGTTTTCTTTACAACTTTCTGAATTGCCGCGTCAAACCCTAATCCTGATTCCACACTAACCGTTAAAAGATCTAATACATCTGGTAGCTCTTTAGACATATCCCCCTGCCTGTTTTTAATTTTAATTCTAATGAATAAATCAAATATTACACGACTAAACACTAGCCCCCATAAGACACTTAATACTTGATTGATTAAATCAGTTTTACTTAAATAAGCTAGTATAAATACACAAATAACTAAAATAGTTGTAAACCCATAATAAAGTGTCAGAAACTCACTTGAAGTTAAATCCCATGGATTACCAGCCAGCATTAGCTTTTTCTCTAGTATATCTTTTTTTCTAATAGGTACAACTCGCTGAGTTATATTCGCCAACCAGCTTATAACGGGTTTAACAATCCTGTCTGCAAAGGATTTTTGTAATTCCTCATCATAGGTAGAGTTTTTAGAAGAACTATAAACTTTTAGACGTTCTAATCGTGTATTCATATTAATCTTATCTTTATAGAGTAATACTAATAATAAATAGACTAAACTCGAGATAAAAATAAAAACTGAAATTGTTATTAGTAGCATTTATCCTCACTCCTATACTTCAATATCAACAACTCTTTTAATTAAAATAACTCCAACTATCTCAGAAAGTAACCCACCAAATAGTATCATTAAACCTACTCTAGATTTTACCATTACATTCATATATGACGGGTTTATAAGCATTAAGATAGCAAATAAAATAGGTGGCATTAATCCAATAATTAGTCCTGATATTCGTCCCTGTGCTGTAAGTGTTTTAATTTCA from Serpentinicella alkaliphila harbors:
- a CDS encoding type II secretion system F family protein — protein: MLLITISVFIFISSLVYLLLVLLYKDKINMNTRLERLKVYSSSKNSTYDEELQKSFADRIVKPVISWLANITQRVVPIRKKDILEKKLMLAGNPWDLTSSEFLTLYYGFTTILVICVFILAYLSKTDLINQVLSVLWGLVFSRVIFDLFIRIKIKNRQGDMSKELPDVLDLLTVSVESGLGFDAAIQKVVKKTKGPISYEFSKTLQEIKMGKTRRDALKDLGDRTGVEDLNTFIGAIIQADQLGVSIGNVLRIQSKQMRQIRKQRIEEKAMKAPIKMLLPMVFFIFPTLFLVLLGPAAIQLIESLG